A window of the Brassica napus cultivar Da-Ae chromosome C5, Da-Ae, whole genome shotgun sequence genome harbors these coding sequences:
- the LOC125587720 gene encoding lysine-rich arabinogalactan protein 19-like, which yields ATPPTTVVPPVSATLPPASLTTPPPAVTPTVSPPAAPKVAPVISPVAPPPQPPQSPCVPASTVSPPLAPASPQPASPPPATSPPAASPPLALTPITLPPAPAPAPAKHKKKHKHMRHHHAPAPAPTPPSPPSPPVLTDSQDMFPAPSPFQNANGGNALNQLEGRVAMWLSTVLGTLLLMAITA from the exons GCTACGCCTCCAACAACAGTTGTTCCACCCGTTTCAGCTACTCTGCCACCAGCATCTCTGACTACACCTCCACCAGCAGTTACACCAACCGTCTCACCACCAGCAGCTCCAAAGGTTGCACCAGTTATCAGCCCAGTAGCTCCGCCTCCACAACCACCACAAAGCCCGTGTGTGCCAGCTTCAACCGTCTCACCACCGCTTGCACCAGCCTCTCCCCAACCGGCATCACCACCACCAGCAACTTCTCCACCAGCAGCTTCACCGCCTCTAGCGCTTACACCAATAACTCTACCACCAGCACCAGCACCAGCTCCTGCCAAGCACAAGAAAAAGCACAAACACATGAGGCATCACCATGCCCCAGCTCCAGCACCAACTCCTCCAAGCCCTCCATCTCCTCCAGTTCTAACAGATTCCCAGGACATGTTTCCAGCACCATCACCATTTCAGAACGCG AACGGAGGAAATGCCTTGAACCAGCTAGAAGGAAGAGTAGCAATGTGGCTCAGCACCGTACTGGGAACCCTCCTCCTGATGGCTATCACAGCCTAA